One part of the Ornithodoros turicata isolate Travis chromosome 2, ASM3712646v1, whole genome shotgun sequence genome encodes these proteins:
- the LOC135385013 gene encoding uncharacterized protein LOC135385013: protein MEGRLQYGVFPDAVKHPIVLPSDHPITAMVIRQTHLRLLHAGVQGTLTDLREAYWVIRGRQVVKRVVHGCRVCRRAKARACTEIAGPLPRDRISAAAPSDVTGIDYSGPLFYRPPYGESNVSRTCYILIFTCAVTRAVHLEVTESMTAEDFLKAFKRFVSRRGVPGTVYSDNFRTFKRVSSELSVGQLSQDPGVNGFLTVHRISWKFIVERAAWWGGFWERLIKSAKVCLRKILGKSTLTYSELATVVMEVEAVLNSRPLTYVSEDPDNLSVLTPGHFLVRKRITALPYEPAVELRSTSNQLRRRWKYRERLIESFWTTKEYILCLRSANIRRPLSSCSVKTGDIVLIAKENAPRVSWPLGRVESTRESADGRIRSCQVRISGAKLSVDQFNCYTS from the coding sequence ATGGAAGGACGTCTCCAGTACGGTGTCTTTCCTGATGCAGTCAAGCATCCTATAGTCTTGCCCTCGGACCACCCTATCACAGCCATGGTTATCAGGCAGACTCACTTACGGTTGTTGCACGCTGGCGTTCAAGGAACACTGACTGACCTACGGGAGGCCTACTGGGTCATTCGAGGACGGCAAGTGGTTAAGAGGGTGGTGCACGGCTGTCGCGTCTGCCGGCGAGCGAAAGCCCGCGCGTGTACTGAGATTGCTGGTCCCCTGCCTCGGGACCGAATATCAGCTGCAGCGCCATCTGATGTGACAGGAATCGATTATTCTGGGCCACTCTTTTACAGACCACCCTATGGAGAGAGCAATGTTTCAAGAACGTGTTACATCCTCATCTTCACTTGCGCCGTAACTAGGGCAGTTCATTTAGAGGTCACAGAATCTATGACTGCCGAAGACTTTTTGAAGGCCTTCAAGAGATTTGTATCGAGGCGAGGTGTGCCAGGAACAGTATACTCTGATAATTTCCGCACCTTCAAGCGTGTGTCCAGTGAACTTTCCGTTGGCCAGCTGTCGCAGGATCCAGGTGTGAACGGGTTCCTTACGGTACATCGGATCAGCTGGAAGTTTATCGTTGAGCGCGCTGCCTGGTGGGGAGGCTTTTGGGAACGCCTAATAAAAAGCGCCAAGGTGTGTCTACGGAAGATACTGGGAAAAAGCACCCTAACGTACAGCGAGCTTGCCACTGTTGTCATGGAGGTGGAAGCCGTTCTGAATTCACGGCCCTTGACTTATGTTTCCGAGGATCCAGACAATCTCTCCGTGCTCACGCCTGGGCATTTCCTGGTTCGTAAACGTATTACAGCCCTTCCCTACGAGCCTGCAGTCGAGTTGCGTTCgacgtcaaaccagctgaggCGACGATGGAAGTACCGCGAGCGCTTGATAGAGTCGTTTTGGACTACCAAGGAGTATATCCTGTGCCTAAGATCCGCGAACATACGCAGGCCACTTTCATCGTGCAGCGTCAAGACAGGAGACATCGTTCTCATAGCCAAGGAGAACGCGCCTCGGGTGTCTTGGCCCCTTGGCCGCGTTGAAAGTACAAGAGAGAGCGCCGATGGCCGCATCCGATCTTGCCAGGTCAGGATATCGGGGGCAAAGTTATCTGTAGACCAATTCAACTGCTACACAAGTTAG